A window of Gadus chalcogrammus isolate NIFS_2021 chromosome 16, NIFS_Gcha_1.0, whole genome shotgun sequence contains these coding sequences:
- the LOC130406699 gene encoding uncharacterized protein LOC130406699: protein VCVCVCVCVCVCVCVQVRQIMKKWADLKCDARRRMLAMRAPKGHKKTLGPVEVMVQKILLLAPGKDEAELDIESFEEYSRRRPRAKPRGRPRRHSISSPKEELVEDFYQSSPEMNFDLINDESKKLINHHSSSSSSSSSSSSSLSSSSSSRLARVAAQSLVQQQVGGALLGSVSRSLELLAAAVQQLVETQQDFISESLEQQRHTLDVLKDFSHNALSLLRDRPPAHARLPPSHTPGPPTGPPTTPNRTPNQTPNRTTNRTTNRTTNRTTNRSPNRSPNRSPNRTTNRTTNRSTNRSTNQSTNRSTNQSTNQSTNRSTNQSTNRSTNQSTNRSTNQSTNRSTNQSTNRSTNQSTNRSTNRSTNRSTNRSTISPY from the exons gtgtgtgtgtgtgtgtgtgtgtgtgtgtgtgtgtgtgtgtgtgtgcaggtgcgcCAGATCATGAAGAAGTGGGCGGACCTGAAGTGTGATGCGAGGAGGCGCATGCTGGCCATGCGGGCCCCCAAGGGCCACAAGAAGACCCTGGGCCCCGTGGAGGTCATGGTGCAGAAAATCCTGTTGCTGGCGCCGGGCAAGG acgAGGCTGAGTTGGACATCGAGAGCTTCGAGGAGTACAGCCGACGGAGACCGAGAGCAAAGCCCCGAGGACGCCCCCGCCGccactccatctcctcccccaaGGAGGAGCTTGTGG AAGACTTCTACCAGTCCTCTCCTGAGATGAACTTTGACCTGATCAACGATGAGAGTAAGAAACTTATAAACCATCAT tcctcctcctcctcctcctcctcctcctcctcctcctccctctcttcctcttcctcctcc cGGCTGGCCCGGGTGGCGGCCCAGAGCCTGGTGCAGcagcaggtgggcggggccctgCTGGGCTCGGTGTCGCGCTCCCTGGAGCTGCTGGCGGCCGCCGTGCAGCAGCTGGTGGAGACGCAGCAGGACTTCATCAGCGAGTCTCTGGAGCAGCAGCGCCACACGCTGGACGTCCTCAAGGACTTCTCCCACAACGCCCTCAGCCTGCTGCGGGACCGGCCCCCGGCCCACGCCCGgctccccccctcacacacccccGGACCCCCAACCGGACCCCCAACC ACCCCCAACCGGACCCCCAACCAGACCCCCAACCGGACCACCAACCGGACCACCAACCGGACCACCAACCGGACCACCAACCGGTCCCCCAACCGGTCCCCCAACCGGTCCCCCAACCGGACAACCAACCGGACAACCAACCGGTCTACCAACCGGTCCACTAACCAGTCTACCAACCGGTCCACTAACCAGTCTACCAACCAGTCTACCAACCGGTCCACTAACCAGTCCACCAACCGGTCCACTAACCAGTCTACCAACCGGTCCACTAACCAGTCCACCAACCGGTCCACTAACCAGTCCACCAA